The Phacochoerus africanus isolate WHEZ1 chromosome 9, ROS_Pafr_v1, whole genome shotgun sequence genomic sequence CCTCCATGCATCCCACAGCCTGGGCTTTCCTTTCTCCGCCAGTGTCACCCACATGGAGCTTTTATAAATCCTGCCGTCCAGTCCGGCCTGCACCACGCTGATGACCTGGGAGCCCCCGCAGGGGGGACACCCCCCCAGGTCAGGCCTCTCGAGGGAGCTGGTGCTACACTTTCCCGGCCCCCCTGGGGACTTTTGCCCTTCGATAGCCGTGTAGCCTCGGGCAGTTCCCTGGGCAACTGACGCCAGTGTCAAGATCTATGAAATACACGTAAAGCCAGTTGCCAGTTACAGAGGCCGGAAGACGTTCCGCGCTGGGCCTGGCATGCAGAAAGGTTCAATCAAAGACAAGCGGAAAAACTGTCTAAGTTACAGCAGAAGCACTCTCAGACCCCCGCCACCACCACACAGACCCTGCCAGCCGGGCACCTGCAGACCCGCATCTGGGCCCGGGTTTGGGTCTAGCTTGCCCGCTAGCTAGCGCTTTGGTGCCCCTGAAGCAAGAGTCAAGCTCCTCAGTGCCTTGGCCCTTGGCCCCTGCATGTCAGCGCTGCCCAGCCCACTCTGGGCTTTCTCCTGTCTTGTCCCTGGCCTGCCTCTGGGGTCCCTAAGCCCCCCCACTTCCGCAGCCTGGGGAGCCCTCGGGCTCCCCATGCACCTGCGGCACCTGCCCGGCTCTCCTGACATCATCTATGACCAAGGCAGACTCACAACAGCTGGTGCACTGTCCTTGGCCACCCCCGCGCGCTGGTCTAGCGGGGACACGGGAGGAGGGCTGCTTCCCGGCCCTTGGTGCAGCACCATGCACAGCAAGCACTCGAGAACAGCTTCTCTGCACCTAAGTAAGCAAAGCCTCACATGGCATTGTGAAACAGGTCCAGGTCCCCCAAAGTCTCTAACCTGTGCCACTGACTGCTTCTCCACGTGGGTCCTGGGAGATCCCCGCAGGCAGAGACGACCCTACAGAAACGGCCTGTAGGAGAAGGCAgaagcagctgctgctcccacGTAATGGGCTTACACTAGACACACAACTGTCCAGAGTGGGACAGGTCCTCAGGGAGGCAAGACCGGGAGGCGGAGGGGAGAGCCTGAAGTCAGAGCATTCCACAAACTCTGCAAAGACTAAATGTCTCCGTTAATGAGAAGACAAGTGCCAACAGCACGCCTCAACTCCAGCCTTTTCTCTGGGGAGAGGATTTTCCAGAATGCTTCCCGAGTGTCCTCCTCCAAGTACGGGTGAGTCCTGGCTGCAGGGGCTGCGGGCGGGTGGCCGCTGTCTGGTCCCCGCACTTGGCGTTCACCTGTGACTGGGTCCTGGCCTGAGCTCGGCCCCCTGCGTCACTGCCACCAGCCGGAGCCAGGCCTGGCCGGCTCCAGGAACACCCACGCCAGACAGCACACGAAGGGAAGACACTGGAGCAGAACACCTCGGACTCCCATCCTCTCTCTACCGCAGAGATAAGCCGGGAGGTTTTTATTTCCTCAGTAATTGAGGGGACCCTGGTGCGTCTCTCTCAAGACAGTGCCGAGTTATTTCAGACGCAGTGTTAGAACAGGGCCACACAGTCAACAGAGAGGGAACGACAACCACACGCTGGAATGACACACCTGTGTGACATACATCCAAGCCAGCCGCAAATATTTCTCCAGTTGTTCTTGAGAAAAACACTGCATATGAGTTCAAAGCTAAAACGCTTTGCTTGAAAAACCCTGCATGTACAGGATAAGCTTAGACCCTCAAAAACCTAAGTAAAACAAGTGAGCAAAAACTGGCTAAACTTTTGAAATACGCTAAATTATGTCACATATATTATACCAAGGCGTTTTAGCAAAATAAAGCATTACATTGTACTCAGTAGATAGAGTCATTACATTTATTTCCATAACTACTTGCTCACAGGCTGAGTAATCTATGTGGGTGAAGAATGACCTGAAAGCAGTGCTGGCTGGCTGTAGAGAAAGCAAACATTCCCAGCCGTTTTTTGCACGAACATGGATACAGTTTAATGCAGACCCGAGGCCAAACATTTTTAGGGGGTAGGTGTAACTTCCAGTACAGCTTCTCCTCATGTAAGATCATAAAAATACAACgagcccaatttaaaaattacGTGCCCACAGGAACACAGGCCTCCCAACGAGGGACAGTGTCCCTCGGGCTCATTAAGGGACCAGAATGACCAGGTACAAAGCCCTAGGAAACGTCGTGCCTCAGCAGTCACGCAGGTTCATCGGCTGATTTCAGTGACCAGAGGCATTCCCAGATGGCCGCGTGTCCCCTCGCACACGCTCCGGCGGCCCGAGCCCCACGGGCTGCAGAGAACACACTGGAAGATGAGTGAAAGGGGAGGCCCTGCTTCAGGAGCAGTGACGCCTGGAAAGGAAGCTGACACGCCACCTTCAAGTCTGAAGTTCACGCGACGTCTAGGCCTGGTGTCTGAAGCGAGTCAGAGCACAGCCTCCACTTCCCAGGGATCTAACTGTGCCAGCGCTGGAGCTGAAAGCCCTTCCGCATTTTAAGAGCACCTCACACTTGTGAAACAGGATCACAACCCTCACACGACTTCCTAGGAGGAAGGGCTCGTCAAGGGCTTGTAACTCTTGGGCAGCACTGAGACGCAGCGAATGGTTATAGGGCTACGCTTGTCCATCTTTTAGGTATTCGGGGCTAttcctttatcttatttttagctATTCACAAAGTCATCAAACTACCCCTGAAAAAACAGCACATTACTGTAGAGTTCACAGGATGTCCTCTGAGGTGCTGCTTTTGTGAGAGGCGACTGCAGAGGGGTCGCAGGTCCGATTCGGGGACAGCATGTCCGCAAGGCGCCTCAGAGCTGCGGGCAATTCCGCTGTTCACATTAACAGGCAACCTCAAAACTGGATCCTCAAAAAGTACGAACAGAAGCACGTATACCCTTCAGCAGAGGAAAAGCAATCTCacgcagacagacagacagactgtgCTGGCCCCGCCCGGCGCCCGAGAAGCTCCCGCCTGCCGGTGAGGGACGGAGCTCGGCTAGCCCCCCTGCACCCGCACCCGCACCCGGACCAGGTCCCCAGGGGCTGCTGACACGTCTGCTCGCGGGGCACCGGGGATGCTGATGGAGTCTGTCTCGCACGCAGCCTTGAACGACAAGCCCACTGCAAGCTGCACCGCAGACACAGCTGCTCCTCTGGGCATGACCTAATCACTGCTGACTCATCTCCAGTCTTCCTTATCCTACTATGGCTTTgggtgtttcctttctttttttttttaaaggtccatTAACTTTACTTAAATGTTTCCATCCTTCCTCATTTCTAAGGGAGACTGTAAATTCAGATGTTACAGACGGAAACAGCTTGAAGGCAGGAGCTGGTGTCTTATCCCTTCTTCAATGCAGCCTCAAAGGTTTTTTGCTAGTAATTCCATAATTTATGTTACGCACAAAAATAAGACTCCCCTCTCTATACTCAGAGAGTGGGGGAAAATACGGACGCTGCATTTCAACAAAATGTTTCTGAAAGAACAGACGATCTGGAAAAACAAGtacaaaaaacagaaattcctACCCTACTAAATGGGGTGGGACCAATcagattttacaaatgaaaaaaaaaaaaatcctgctttatTCAGCAAAATACAACATCTCATTGTACTGCTTTTGCGCTGTGGACCTTCCATTTAAACAAAGCTTCCCCCCTTTCTCATAACTGTCCTAGTATTTATCACGTTAAGGTTCTATGTTTATTTCTAGCTCCTGAAGTATCCGCATTTTAATGCCTGAACAGCCcgttacattttctttaaaagctgccccattccattttgatttaaaaaataaaaccaaaaaaccacaccACGACGTACAGGTAACAGTCCAAATGGAAAAGTTAATACGCTATAATATTTGTTCTGCAACATCGAGAGCAGCAGAGATACCGAATATAATTTGCTTAAATCATAAATACTGAGATTGCTGTACGCATGTGCAAGAGTCACATGGGGCCTCGACGCACCAAACGCCCTCCACCAACACACAGAGATCGCTGTCAAGTGCGCAGCGAGAAACGTCCCCCGCGGGCGCCCGGCGTTTCAGTACTCCCACTCGTCAGACTTCTGGTCCAGATAGCTGAGAATGTTCTGGGCCAGCTTCACCGCCTGTTTCCGGGCCGCCTTGCACTTCTCCTCTCCCTGGGGGTCGACGGCGTCCAGGGCCAGCAGCTGCTTGGTGAGCAGCTCCTCCAGCCGGATGTAGTTCTTATCGGTTCGGTTGCCGTCGAAGGCGAGCACCTCCTCCTGGATCTCCGACAAGTGTCCCAGGATGGTCCAGACGGCCGCGAGCGAGGGGTGCTCCGCACTGGCCAGGGCCCTTCTCTTCTCCAGGGCCTCCCTCAGGTCAGCGTAGGTGATGAGAGTCTGCACCTCAACCACGGCCCGTCTCCTGGCTTCCCGGATGCAGGGGTTCTTCTCCAGGCTGACCTCGTCCAGCTGTCCGATCAAGCCCTGCAGTTCTGCTTTGGAGCTCAGGTACAGCTCGGCGGGGTTCTGTGCTCCAAGGAGCTCGTTTTTTATTTCCCTCACTCTCTTGAGGACCTTCTCTATTTTTAGAATGGAATGGTTCTGGCCCAGGTCAAAGGCGTACGTGGTATCTGCCTCCTCCTCTAAGTCCAAATACTTCAGCAGCTTGTTGATATCTTCCACGACCTCCTTGCGATAGTTCCTGATTTCCGTGTGCCCGCACACGTCCAAAGCGTCCAGATCCGCCATCAGCCCCGAGAGCACACAAGACAGGTGCCTGCACGTCTCGTCCCTGCTCACCCCCATCAGGAGGGCGATCAGCGTGCCTCGGGCCCGGTTCACGTCGCACATCACGGAGTTAATCTTGGCGACCGAGGGGTGCGCGTCGGCGGAGAGCGGCAGCGAAGGCTGCTTTCGCACGCAGTCCTCGATGATCTCCTGCACCGCGCAGATCTTGGTTAAGGTGTGATACCGCGCCTTCCGCAAGGAGATCCGGCCTCCCGTCTTGACGTGCGTCAGCCTCAGGATGACGTCCTGGATGCCCTCTTCAAACTCCTCCGTCACACAGTTGCCGCCGCTGTGAAAGGGCACGATCTTCTCTTTCACCAGGGACTGTGCTTCTTTGAAAATGTTCTGGATCTCGAGCCGGTGGGGGTGGTTTGCATTCTGCTCCAACTCTTTGAGAAGCCGCTCCGTCTCCTGGGCCGCCCTCTTCCGAGCTTGCTGAATATCCCCTTTGCCTTCCGTATCTACAGAGTCTATTTCAAAAAGTTGTTTTGTTAGAATCCTCTCCAGTTTCTTGTACGTCTTGTCGTCTGACAGGCCACTGAAAGCAGTTACTTGCTGTTCTATGCTTTTTACCTCCTTTTGGATCTCCTGGAGCCTACTTATAGAAGGATGCTGGTTT encodes the following:
- the BAG5 gene encoding BAG family molecular chaperone regulator 5, with protein sequence MAMGNQHPSISRLQEIQKEVKSIEQQVTAFSGLSDDKTYKKLERILTKQLFEIDSVDTEGKGDIQQARKRAAQETERLLKELEQNANHPHRLEIQNIFKEAQSLVKEKIVPFHSGGNCVTEEFEEGIQDVILRLTHVKTGGRISLRKARYHTLTKICAVQEIIEDCVRKQPSLPLSADAHPSVAKINSVMCDVNRARGTLIALLMGVSRDETCRHLSCVLSGLMADLDALDVCGHTEIRNYRKEVVEDINKLLKYLDLEEEADTTYAFDLGQNHSILKIEKVLKRVREIKNELLGAQNPAELYLSSKAELQGLIGQLDEVSLEKNPCIREARRRAVVEVQTLITYADLREALEKRRALASAEHPSLAAVWTILGHLSEIQEEVLAFDGNRTDKNYIRLEELLTKQLLALDAVDPQGEEKCKAARKQAVKLAQNILSYLDQKSDEWEY